The Sphingobacterium bambusae genome includes a window with the following:
- a CDS encoding amino acid permease, giving the protein MINKLFRKKSVDQILLDSQEGSGLAKVLGVRDLVSLGIAAIVGAGIFSTIGLASFEGGPAISLLFVFVAFACVFTALAYAQFASTVPVSGSAYTYAYVAFGELFAWIIGWALVLEYAVSNTVVAISWSQYFVSMLEGFGIFLPKWLTMAPGYALDAHAKFLSDGMDALNAADKSGLDAYLTAPRIGDIPIIFDFPAGLVTLLVTWLVYIGIKESQRASNIMVMIKVGIIILVVVGGIFYIKPDNWTPFAPNGLRGVMGSVAAVFFAFIGFDSISTTAEECKNPQRDLPRAMIICLIICTVLYVAITLVLTGMVNYTELNVKDPLAFVFKYVGFDHMAGIVSVTSVIAITSALLVYQLAQPRIWMTMSRDGLLSKRFARVHPKYKTPSYATIVTGIVVAIPSLFFKMDFFVDLTSVGTFFAFILVCAGVLYMDHAGLSAKSKFKVPYINGKYLIGAGFVLAWILLFTYAQGTIDEWKSLSFAEIVEHKSLVLVFWLSWVLLAVMGFKYRFSLLPVVGILINLYLMSELGASNWIIFILWLVIGLVLYFAYGYKHSKLNKTTN; this is encoded by the coding sequence ATGATAAATAAACTTTTCCGGAAGAAAAGCGTTGATCAAATTTTGCTGGATTCGCAAGAGGGTAGCGGGTTGGCTAAGGTGTTGGGCGTACGTGATTTGGTGTCGCTCGGCATTGCCGCTATTGTAGGTGCCGGTATATTTAGTACCATTGGTCTCGCAAGCTTTGAAGGTGGACCCGCTATTTCCCTGCTTTTTGTGTTTGTGGCTTTTGCTTGTGTTTTTACCGCTTTGGCCTATGCGCAGTTTGCTAGTACGGTTCCGGTTTCAGGCAGTGCTTACACCTATGCATACGTCGCTTTTGGCGAATTGTTTGCTTGGATAATAGGCTGGGCTCTGGTTTTGGAATATGCGGTATCAAACACCGTAGTCGCGATATCATGGTCCCAGTATTTCGTGTCTATGCTCGAAGGGTTCGGTATTTTTCTGCCGAAATGGTTAACCATGGCCCCCGGATATGCGCTGGATGCACATGCTAAGTTTCTTTCCGATGGGATGGATGCGCTGAATGCAGCAGATAAATCTGGGCTAGACGCATACTTGACGGCGCCCCGAATCGGCGACATCCCTATAATCTTCGATTTTCCTGCTGGCTTGGTGACGCTTTTGGTAACCTGGCTTGTCTACATTGGAATCAAGGAGTCGCAACGTGCTAGTAATATCATGGTGATGATCAAAGTAGGTATCATCATTTTGGTGGTCGTGGGGGGTATATTTTATATCAAACCTGATAATTGGACGCCCTTCGCACCAAATGGACTACGTGGTGTGATGGGGTCGGTTGCTGCGGTGTTCTTTGCCTTTATCGGCTTCGATTCGATATCGACGACAGCTGAAGAGTGTAAGAATCCACAGCGTGATTTGCCGCGAGCCATGATCATCTGCTTGATTATCTGTACGGTGTTGTATGTGGCTATCACCTTAGTGCTTACAGGAATGGTCAATTACACGGAACTTAATGTAAAGGATCCACTAGCTTTCGTTTTCAAATACGTCGGGTTTGATCATATGGCGGGCATCGTTTCCGTTACGTCAGTTATCGCTATTACCAGTGCCTTGCTGGTTTATCAGTTGGCGCAACCAAGAATTTGGATGACGATGAGTCGTGACGGATTGCTTTCCAAGCGATTTGCGCGTGTACATCCGAAATATAAAACGCCATCTTATGCGACCATTGTAACGGGGATTGTCGTGGCTATTCCCTCTTTGTTTTTCAAGATGGATTTTTTCGTCGACTTGACTAGTGTCGGTACATTTTTCGCGTTTATCTTGGTCTGTGCCGGCGTGTTATATATGGATCATGCCGGTTTATCGGCCAAGTCCAAATTTAAGGTGCCCTACATCAATGGAAAATACCTGATTGGCGCAGGCTTTGTTCTCGCTTGGATATTACTCTTCACTTATGCACAGGGGACGATAGATGAGTGGAAATCTCTTTCCTTCGCGGAGATTGTAGAACATAAGTCGTTGGTGCTGGTGTTTTGGCTCAGTTGGGTTCTGCTCGCGGTAATGGGATTCAAATATCGGTTTTCTTTATTACCTGTTGTGGGGATCTTGATAAACTTGTACCTGATGAGCGAACTTGGAGCCAGCAACTGGATAATCTTTATCCTTTGGTTGGTTATCGGCCTCGTGCTCTATTTTGCTTATGGATATAAACACTCTAAGCTGAATAAAACGACAAACTAA
- a CDS encoding ACP phosphodiesterase encodes MNFLSHYYFERYSPQSETVLGGLLPDLLKNVDKQYNFQPQRAEAVLFALPQTRWISEGWYRHVEVDKLFHSASFFLEHCHRLRKQLDPIVQHLPIRASFLAHISIELLLDHLLIAHNRVNVHRLYEHLAHVSKPTIEKYLKSLGEVDIPRFLAFYEGFLQSKYIFQYEDVGNIAHALFNICKRVWGFEQSNDDINRLTTCLITYKQQFLGDYLDIFHYIQDNLS; translated from the coding sequence GTGAATTTTTTGTCGCATTACTACTTTGAACGTTACAGCCCGCAATCGGAGACCGTGTTGGGAGGCTTGCTGCCCGACCTATTGAAGAATGTGGATAAGCAATATAATTTTCAACCACAGCGCGCGGAAGCGGTGCTTTTTGCCCTTCCTCAGACGCGCTGGATTTCTGAAGGATGGTACCGACATGTCGAGGTAGACAAGCTATTTCATAGCGCAAGCTTTTTTTTGGAACATTGTCATCGCTTGCGTAAGCAGCTCGATCCCATTGTACAGCATCTTCCAATTCGAGCATCATTTCTGGCGCACATTAGTATAGAGCTTCTTTTGGATCATTTGCTGATTGCGCATAATCGCGTAAATGTGCACCGTCTTTATGAGCATCTAGCCCATGTCTCCAAACCTACAATCGAAAAATACCTCAAATCGCTGGGAGAGGTTGACATCCCCCGGTTTTTGGCCTTTTATGAAGGTTTTCTGCAATCAAAATATATTTTTCAGTACGAAGACGTAGGAAATATCGCGCATGCACTTTTTAATATTTGCAAAAGAGTGTGGGGGTTCGAACAAAGCAATGACGATATTAATAGACTAACCACTTGCTTAATCACCTATAAACAGCAGTTTTTGGGTGATTATTTGGATATATTTCATTATATCCAAGATAATTTGAGCTAA
- the tyrS gene encoding tyrosine--tRNA ligase, with product MSFVEELRWRGMLQDIMPGTEELLNKEKVSGYIGFDPTGDSLHVGHLTQIMTLIHFQNAGHQPVALVGGATGMIGDPSFKSAERNLLDEATLQHNVNCLKEQLAKFLNFGDGENDAKMVNNYDWFKDFSFLDFIRDVGKLITVNYMMAKDSVKKRLEGDNGLSFTEFTYQLIQGYDFYYLWKHHNCKVQMGGSDQWGNIVTGSEMIRRQDQGTAYAITTQLIKKADGQKFGKTESGAVWLDPKKTSPYKYYQFWLNTSDDDAKNWIRIFTLKTEAEIDAIIAEHDAAPHTRAVQKALAKDITIRTHSEQDYETAVKTSEFLFGNGSLEFLADLEHEAVLEVFDGVPQFEISKEALTAGINILDLLAVDTQVFPSKGEARKMLQGGGVALNKEKISDIELVVSADSLINNTYIVAQRGKKNYFLIIAK from the coding sequence ATGAGCTTTGTAGAAGAACTACGTTGGAGAGGTATGTTGCAGGATATCATGCCCGGAACTGAAGAATTACTGAACAAAGAAAAAGTTTCTGGATATATCGGATTTGACCCTACGGGCGATTCCCTACATGTGGGACACCTCACCCAAATCATGACCCTCATACATTTCCAAAATGCCGGACATCAGCCTGTAGCTTTGGTGGGTGGTGCCACAGGTATGATTGGAGACCCTTCGTTCAAATCTGCAGAACGTAACCTTTTGGATGAAGCTACCCTACAACACAATGTAAATTGCTTGAAAGAGCAATTGGCTAAATTCTTGAATTTTGGCGATGGCGAGAATGACGCCAAAATGGTGAACAACTACGATTGGTTTAAGGATTTCAGTTTCTTAGATTTCATCCGCGATGTGGGTAAGCTGATTACTGTAAACTATATGATGGCTAAAGACTCCGTAAAAAAACGCTTGGAGGGCGATAACGGGCTTTCGTTCACGGAGTTTACATACCAACTTATCCAAGGCTACGATTTCTATTATTTATGGAAACACCACAACTGCAAAGTGCAGATGGGCGGTTCTGATCAATGGGGAAACATTGTAACGGGTAGTGAAATGATCCGTCGTCAAGACCAAGGAACGGCCTATGCGATCACTACGCAGTTGATCAAAAAGGCCGATGGACAGAAGTTCGGCAAAACCGAGTCTGGCGCAGTTTGGCTAGATCCAAAGAAAACATCGCCTTACAAATACTATCAGTTTTGGTTGAATACTTCGGACGATGACGCCAAAAATTGGATTCGCATCTTTACGCTTAAAACAGAAGCTGAAATCGATGCTATCATAGCTGAGCATGACGCTGCTCCACACACACGTGCCGTGCAAAAAGCATTGGCCAAGGATATCACGATACGCACGCACAGCGAGCAAGATTACGAAACGGCCGTAAAAACATCGGAATTTTTGTTTGGTAATGGATCATTGGAATTTTTGGCCGATTTGGAACATGAGGCGGTTCTCGAAGTATTTGATGGCGTTCCTCAGTTTGAAATCAGCAAAGAGGCATTGACCGCTGGCATCAATATTTTAGACTTGCTGGCCGTAGACACACAGGTATTCCCTTCAAAAGGAGAAGCGAGGAAGATGTTGCAAGGCGGCGGAGTTGCCTTAAATAAAGAAAAAATCAGTGACATAGAGCTTGTCGTTTCGGCAGATAGTCTGATCAACAATACATATATCGTAGCTCAACGCGGTAAGAAAAATTATTTTTTGATTATTGCGAAATAG
- a CDS encoding energy transducer TonB, whose translation MKNLFYLFALVLLFNVSLFGQTKQVSYHDVDGELVETSEQSYFYRIISIDEQYPDLRKYQEYYTKDDRLKLDTRLTSGMNTMSRIGECRTYYPNGQLQEKLRYNENHMLIDTAFSYYANGILYAQKFYTGQTEILNDLDTREVDTKYILVQDSLGKIVVTQGNGILPIYDLNKMELLEQGKLSDHKKNGEWSGKANKQTFVETWKEDRLISGITKDSLGVETKYDEQNFAIAPEYPGGTKALRMFVANNYRYPPAAIDNGVSGTIQIEFIVERNGKMTNFKVRNDLGHGTGQAAINAISKAKKQWTPGVQRGIPVRVAYALPITLNLM comes from the coding sequence ATGAAAAACCTCTTTTACCTATTTGCCTTAGTACTTCTCTTTAATGTATCCTTATTTGGCCAAACCAAGCAAGTAAGCTATCATGATGTTGATGGTGAGCTGGTAGAAACGTCCGAGCAGTCCTATTTTTACAGGATCATCTCCATTGATGAACAATATCCCGATCTCCGAAAGTATCAGGAATACTACACCAAAGATGATCGCCTGAAATTAGACACCCGGTTGACTAGCGGTATGAACACCATGTCTAGAATAGGCGAATGTCGAACGTATTACCCGAATGGACAGTTGCAAGAAAAACTGCGCTATAATGAAAACCATATGCTCATTGATACTGCATTTTCCTACTATGCGAATGGCATCCTTTATGCCCAAAAGTTCTATACCGGACAAACTGAAATTCTTAACGATCTTGACACAAGAGAAGTAGACACCAAATACATATTAGTACAAGACAGCCTTGGAAAGATCGTTGTCACACAAGGAAACGGTATTTTGCCGATTTACGACCTAAATAAGATGGAATTGTTGGAGCAAGGTAAGCTGAGCGACCATAAAAAGAATGGGGAGTGGAGCGGAAAAGCAAACAAGCAAACCTTTGTGGAGACCTGGAAAGAGGATCGTTTAATCAGCGGAATAACCAAGGATTCGCTGGGCGTGGAAACAAAATACGATGAGCAAAATTTCGCGATTGCCCCAGAATACCCGGGGGGAACAAAAGCATTACGCATGTTCGTTGCAAATAATTATCGGTACCCACCAGCGGCCATAGACAACGGCGTTTCCGGTACTATACAAATTGAATTTATCGTCGAACGTAATGGAAAGATGACCAATTTCAAAGTAAGGAACGACTTAGGTCATGGAACGGGTCAAGCAGCCATCAATGCTATCAGTAAGGCAAAAAAACAATGGACACCGGGCGTGCAACGCGGAATTCCTGTCCGAGTGGCCTACGCATTACCTATCACCCTTAATCTCATGTAA
- a CDS encoding FtsK/SpoIIIE family DNA translocase — protein MSNKGNTFKSSGNSSSKRSPRSAGNVTYQKKERFKSFEKLNFSEGQRKALKIAGIFLIFVSFILAVSFVSYLFTWKQDQSYIAQTNGGWSTLFQTADEIADDAVELPVVENKLGKLGALLANQFIYEWFGVASFLFALIFFVIGYKFLYKKSLLPVWKTILYASVSIIFLSVTLGFLQDFLTDSPHILEGKFGFWTNQLLKAQIGSTGVAALLVLAYLTALILVYNLDLKWTWTSRKKESEEEELDEEEDNFDTFQNQHATAVSANKNNILGNRRPAAYEDNEEEVELPVAPARPKSINEMAAEAISNNAIAAAAARKREEPDVEEDEEEDFTFSSPAPSPAENEITLSIDNELDELELETEVDDGPALSVAKVVEEKEITANDLVAQFGEYDPKLDLSGYQYPTLDLLKDYGTGKITINQQELEANKNRIVDTLRNYNIEIEHIKATIGPTVTLYEIIPKPGVRISKIKNLEDDIALSLAALGIRIIAPMPGKGTIGIEVPNSSPEMVSMRSVLATEKFQKTDMDLPIALGKTISNEVFIADLSKMPHLLVAGATGQGKSVGINAILTSLLYKKHPAELKFVMVDPKKVELSLFKTIERHFLAKLPGEEEAIITDTKKVINTLNSLCIEMDQRYDLLKNAQVRNLKEYNAKFVGRRLNPEEGHRFLPFIVLVVDEFADLMMTAGKEVETPIARLAQLARAVGIHLVIATQRPSVNIITGTIKANFPARLAFRVLSKVDSRTILDSGGADQLIGRGDMLLSTGSDLTRIQCAFVDTPEVDKISEFIGSQRGYPSAFLLPEYVDENGEGSGSMDFDMSDRDQLFEEAARLIVMHQQGSTSLIQRKLKLGYNRAGRIIDQLEAAGIVGPFEGSKAREVLYPDEYSLEQYLETLRKND, from the coding sequence ATGTCGAATAAAGGGAATACATTCAAAAGTTCCGGTAATAGCAGCAGCAAACGTAGCCCACGGAGTGCCGGAAATGTAACATATCAGAAAAAGGAACGCTTTAAGTCCTTTGAGAAATTAAATTTTTCAGAGGGACAGCGCAAAGCATTGAAGATTGCAGGTATTTTTTTAATCTTCGTTTCTTTCATATTGGCTGTATCATTTGTGTCTTATCTGTTCACGTGGAAACAAGACCAGAGTTACATCGCGCAAACCAATGGTGGATGGTCTACCCTTTTCCAAACAGCGGATGAAATCGCTGACGACGCCGTAGAGCTACCTGTTGTCGAGAATAAGCTGGGTAAACTAGGTGCCTTACTGGCCAATCAATTTATTTACGAGTGGTTTGGTGTGGCCTCATTCCTCTTCGCATTGATATTCTTTGTAATCGGATACAAATTCCTATACAAAAAATCCCTTCTTCCTGTGTGGAAGACCATTCTTTATGCGTCGGTCAGTATCATCTTTCTATCTGTTACTTTGGGCTTTCTGCAAGACTTCCTGACCGATTCCCCGCATATTTTGGAAGGGAAATTCGGTTTTTGGACCAATCAACTCCTGAAAGCTCAAATTGGCTCCACAGGAGTCGCAGCCTTATTGGTACTTGCCTACCTCACGGCCTTGATCCTAGTCTATAACCTTGATCTCAAGTGGACGTGGACCAGTCGGAAAAAAGAATCTGAAGAGGAAGAGTTGGACGAGGAAGAAGATAATTTCGATACTTTCCAGAACCAGCATGCAACCGCTGTATCAGCCAACAAAAACAATATTTTAGGGAATAGACGCCCGGCAGCATACGAAGACAACGAAGAAGAAGTCGAGTTGCCTGTTGCGCCCGCTCGTCCAAAAAGTATTAACGAGATGGCTGCAGAAGCAATAAGCAACAATGCTATCGCCGCTGCTGCTGCGCGCAAACGGGAAGAGCCTGATGTAGAGGAAGACGAAGAAGAGGATTTTACCTTCTCCTCCCCTGCGCCATCGCCGGCAGAAAATGAGATCACGCTGTCTATCGATAATGAGCTGGACGAGCTTGAGCTTGAAACCGAAGTAGACGACGGGCCGGCACTTAGCGTGGCCAAGGTTGTCGAAGAAAAAGAGATAACAGCAAACGACCTAGTGGCTCAATTTGGCGAGTATGACCCCAAGCTTGATCTATCGGGCTATCAGTATCCGACGTTGGACCTTTTGAAGGACTACGGTACAGGCAAGATTACCATCAACCAGCAGGAGCTAGAGGCAAACAAAAATCGGATCGTTGACACGTTGCGAAACTACAACATCGAGATTGAACATATTAAAGCGACGATCGGGCCGACGGTTACCCTATACGAGATCATCCCGAAACCAGGCGTCCGCATTTCGAAGATCAAAAACCTCGAAGATGATATTGCTTTGAGCTTGGCGGCATTGGGTATCCGTATCATTGCGCCAATGCCTGGCAAAGGCACTATTGGTATCGAGGTTCCGAACAGTTCACCCGAGATGGTCTCTATGCGATCGGTCTTGGCTACCGAGAAATTCCAAAAGACCGATATGGATTTGCCTATCGCTTTAGGCAAAACCATCTCCAACGAAGTATTTATTGCCGACCTATCAAAGATGCCCCACTTGTTGGTTGCCGGCGCTACTGGACAGGGTAAATCGGTGGGGATAAACGCTATTTTGACCTCGCTGCTTTATAAAAAGCACCCTGCAGAATTGAAATTTGTGATGGTCGATCCGAAAAAAGTAGAACTTTCACTTTTCAAAACGATAGAGCGTCATTTCCTAGCGAAGCTCCCTGGCGAAGAGGAAGCCATTATCACCGACACGAAAAAAGTCATCAATACGCTCAATTCCCTATGTATCGAGATGGATCAACGGTATGATCTACTCAAAAATGCGCAGGTGCGGAATTTGAAGGAGTACAATGCAAAATTTGTCGGACGCCGATTAAACCCTGAGGAGGGTCATCGATTCTTACCATTTATAGTACTCGTTGTGGATGAGTTTGCCGATTTGATGATGACTGCGGGCAAAGAGGTAGAAACGCCTATTGCACGTTTAGCACAATTAGCGCGTGCCGTGGGCATACATTTGGTGATTGCTACACAGCGCCCCTCGGTCAATATTATCACGGGAACGATCAAAGCCAACTTCCCTGCCCGTTTGGCATTTAGGGTGTTGTCTAAAGTCGATTCACGCACGATTTTGGACAGCGGTGGTGCGGATCAGCTGATTGGCCGTGGAGATATGCTCTTGAGCACCGGAAGTGATCTTACACGTATACAATGTGCATTTGTAGACACCCCGGAAGTAGACAAGATCTCCGAGTTTATCGGTAGCCAAAGGGGATATCCTTCGGCGTTCCTACTGCCAGAATATGTGGATGAAAATGGTGAAGGCAGTGGGTCGATGGATTTTGACATGAGCGATAGAGATCAATTGTTTGAAGAAGCAGCACGGCTTATCGTGATGCATCAACAAGGATCAACATCCTTGATTCAACGCAAACTGAAACTGGGCTATAACCGCGCAGGTCGTATTATTGATCAGTTAGAAGCAGCCGGTATTGTAGGCCCTTTTGAAGGAAGCAAGGCGCGTGAGGTGCTTTATCCCGACGAATACTCTTTGGAACAGTATTTGGAAACGTTGAGAAAAAATGATTAA
- a CDS encoding LolA family protein, whose protein sequence is MKKQVIVLMLFLWSTLAAFAQNDPPAQKLLDEVSKKYDAYKTIQSNFGFSAQQAKGESYVDQGTLFLNKSKNQYRIQLNSQELISDGKATYSVLKEDKEVQIADADNSSSSIGPNNLFTFYKSGFKYVSADDERVAGEVLNVIELSPIDTKNNYFKIKLRINKNKHIHDVLIFDKSGARYTYTIKTLYVNNTLANSNFTFNKANYPNYELVDLR, encoded by the coding sequence ATGAAAAAACAGGTAATTGTGTTGATGCTTTTTTTATGGAGTACTTTGGCGGCTTTTGCGCAAAACGATCCTCCCGCACAAAAATTGTTGGATGAGGTTTCTAAGAAATATGATGCCTACAAGACCATACAGTCGAACTTTGGCTTTTCCGCACAGCAAGCCAAGGGTGAGTCTTATGTGGACCAAGGCACGTTGTTTCTGAACAAATCAAAAAATCAATATCGTATACAACTGAATAGCCAAGAGCTAATCAGCGATGGAAAAGCAACTTACAGCGTACTTAAAGAAGACAAAGAAGTACAGATTGCGGATGCGGATAACAGTTCGTCTAGCATAGGACCAAATAATCTATTCACTTTTTATAAAAGTGGATTTAAATATGTGAGTGCCGATGACGAACGTGTTGCTGGCGAAGTGCTGAATGTTATCGAGCTAAGTCCTATTGATACTAAAAACAACTATTTTAAGATCAAATTGCGTATCAATAAGAACAAGCATATCCATGATGTCCTTATCTTCGACAAATCGGGGGCTCGCTACACCTACACGATCAAGACGCTTTACGTCAACAATACATTGGCAAACAGCAACTTCACATTTAACAAAGCAAATTACCCGAACTACGAGCTCGTTGATTTACGATAA
- a CDS encoding LacI family DNA-binding transcriptional regulator, translating into MAKTTLKSLAAVLNMSVSTVSKALNDSYEISESTKQRVKDFAKKLDYQPNVLAQSLKTGKTQTIGVILPKMTSPFESQILEGMQLTASALHYKIVIMSSMEHEETERIALQSMVNKAVDGLLFCPIHERSNVDLAKQIFNKTPVVIFDRTDYPLETHKVGVLNAEGTFSACKHLFEIKRKKIAIFCGTNQGITAKRLAGYRQAHQQFNLDVVPEYIVFCAIKSIEDLHLQMEQHIVRLLKLPNPPEAIIGASDTITTHLLGVLAKLEINVPERIAVVGFANTDLALSLNPSLSTIRQPTKDIGAIAVRKLVEVINKTNRSQIEWEEINLPTSIQLRRSTIG; encoded by the coding sequence ATGGCAAAAACGACACTAAAGAGTTTAGCGGCCGTCTTGAATATGTCGGTCTCTACTGTTTCCAAGGCATTAAATGACAGCTACGAAATAAGCGAGAGCACGAAGCAGCGTGTAAAAGATTTTGCAAAGAAGCTTGACTATCAACCTAATGTGCTCGCGCAGTCACTAAAAACCGGAAAAACACAAACTATTGGCGTCATTCTGCCCAAGATGACAAGTCCATTCGAATCTCAGATTTTGGAAGGTATGCAGCTGACTGCGAGCGCCCTGCATTACAAGATTGTGATTATGAGCAGCATGGAGCATGAAGAGACTGAACGAATAGCTTTGCAGTCTATGGTAAACAAGGCTGTCGATGGCCTACTGTTTTGCCCTATCCATGAGCGTTCCAACGTAGATCTTGCCAAACAGATTTTCAATAAAACGCCTGTTGTCATTTTCGACCGAACAGATTATCCTTTGGAAACCCATAAAGTAGGCGTTTTAAATGCTGAAGGTACCTTTAGCGCGTGTAAACATTTATTCGAAATAAAGCGTAAGAAAATTGCGATATTCTGTGGTACCAACCAAGGGATCACCGCAAAACGACTTGCCGGATACAGACAAGCACATCAACAGTTTAACCTCGATGTTGTACCCGAATACATTGTGTTCTGCGCTATTAAAAGTATAGAAGACCTCCATTTACAGATGGAGCAACATATTGTGCGCTTACTGAAGTTACCGAACCCTCCAGAAGCCATTATCGGCGCTTCTGATACCATTACCACGCACCTGTTAGGTGTTTTGGCCAAATTGGAAATCAACGTGCCCGAACGTATCGCCGTAGTGGGATTTGCCAATACCGACCTGGCATTATCTCTGAATCCGTCGTTAAGTACCATTCGCCAACCTACGAAAGATATTGGCGCAATTGCCGTACGCAAGTTGGTAGAAGTCATCAATAAAACAAATCGAAGCCAAATAGAGTGGGAAGAAATAAATCTCCCGACTAGTATTCAGCTTCGACGATCGACGATTGGTTGA